The Humulus lupulus chromosome 3, drHumLupu1.1, whole genome shotgun sequence genome window below encodes:
- the LOC133821171 gene encoding protein MOR1-like yields the protein MLWIELEAVEPFLDAMEKAIKAKVAKAVVPAIDVMFQALSEFGAKVVPPKRILKMLPELFDHQDQNVRASSKGLTLELCRWIGKDPVKSILFEKMRDTMKKELEAELVNVTGAARPCRKIRSEQDKEPEKGGCI from the exons ATGCTTTGGATTGAATTGGAGGCTGTAGAGCCTTTCTTG GATGCAATGGAGAAGGCGATAAAAGCCAAAGTTGCTAAAGCTGTTGTACCCGCAATTGATGTCATGTTTCAAGCCTTAAG TGAGTTTGGAGCAAAAGTTGTGCCTCCAAAGAGGATATTAAAGATGTTGCCTGAGCTATTTGACCATCAAGATCAAAATGTTCGTGCATCTTCTAAAGGACTTACTCTTGAGCTTTGTCGATGGATTGGAAAGGATCCTGTAAAATCAATATTATTTGAGAAAATGAGGGATACAATG aaaaaagaatTGGAAGCCGAGCTGGTGAATGTAACAGGGGCAGCTAGGCCATGTCGCAAAATAAG GTCTGAGCAAGACAAGGAGCCAGAAAAAGGAGGTTGTATCTGA